The proteins below are encoded in one region of Phaseolus vulgaris cultivar G19833 chromosome 1, P. vulgaris v2.0, whole genome shotgun sequence:
- the LOC137815267 gene encoding amino acid transporter AVT1H, with translation MLKSIGKSLMRVQQKCVKKQKSDEVDKSVSVHGDEDEDVVVLAVQCCNCSTEENKQCNCDHIHAADDQNHANSNSSFTHSVINMVGMLIGLGQLSTPYAIVSGGWVSAFLLIGLGVMCAYSSHILGTCLRKNPKLRSFVDIGKHAFGSKGRLVAATIIYMEVFMALVSYTISLHDNLTRVFMGTSLKHHFPKFSSSQLLTVVAVLICLPSLWIRDLSSISFLSTLGILMSLLIFVCVAATALLGHIPSNHAIPVLQLHNIPSVSGLYVFGYGGHIVFPELYTSMKDPSKFTKVSIVSFAVVTGIYTTLGFMGARMFGKDVKSQITLSMPPEKIVTKIALWATVVAPMTKYALEFTPLAIQLEHALPSTMSCRTKMIIRGCVGSFSLLVILSLALSVPYFEHVLSLTGSLVSVAVCLILPCSFYLKICWAQMSYPLLLLNLFLIIFGFLLALIGTISSSSFLLKTFQLHHSTSPT, from the exons ATGTTGAAATCCATAGGCAAAAGCTTGATGAGGGTTCAACAGAAGTGTGTGAAGAAGCAAAAGAGTGATGAAGTTGATAAGAGTGTGTCAGTGCatggtgatgaagatgaagacgTGGTTGTTTTGGCTGTGCAGTGTTGCAATTGTTCCACAGAGGAAAACAAACAATGCAACTGTGACCATATTCATGCTGCAGATGACCAAAATCATGCTAATTCCAACAGTTCCTTTACTCATTCTGTCATCAACATGGTGGGGATGCTCATAG GTCTGGGGCAACTATCAACTCCATATGCTATAGTAAGTGGAGGGTGGGTGTCTGCATTCTTGCTTATAGGACTAGGAGTGATGTGTGCTTATAGCTCTCACATACTTGGAACATGCCTCAGAAAGAATCCAAAGTTAAGAAGCTTTGTGGATATTGGGAAGCATGCATTTGGATCAAAAGGGAGGTTGGTGGCTGCAACAATCATCTACATGGAAGTCTTCATGGCCCTTGTTTCCTACACAATCTCATTGCATGATAATTTGACCAGAGTGTTTATGGGGACAAGTTTGAAGCACCACTTCCCCAAATTCTCTTCATCTCAGCTCCTAACTGTGGTGGCAGTCCTCATTTGCCTCCCTAGTTTGTGGATCAGAGACCTTTCTTCCATATCCTTCCTTTCAACTCTTGGTATTCTCATGTCCCTTCTCATTTTTGTGTGTGTAGCAGCCACTGCACTTTTAGGACACATCCCCTCCAATCATGCTATACCTGTCCTCCAACTGCATAATATTCCATCAGTATCTGGCCTTTATGTCTTTGGCTATGGAGGACACATTGTTTTCCCCGAGTTATATACATCCATGAAAGACCCCTCCAAATTTACCAAg GTTTCTATTGTGAGCTTCGCAGTGGTTACAGGAATTTACACGACATTGGGGTTCATGGGTGCAAGGATGTTTGGTAAGGATGTGAAGTCTCAAATAACTCTGAGCATGCCACCAGAGAAGATTGTGACAAAGATTGCTCTGTGGGCAACAGTGGTGGCACCAATGACCAAATATGCACTTGAATTCACACCTTTGGCAATTCAACTAGAACATGCACTTCCAAGTACAATGAGTTGCAGAACCAAAATGATTATTAGGGGTTGCGTCGGTTCATTTTCACTTTTGGTCATTCTATCTCTTGCTCTCTCGGTTCCTTATTTTGAACATGTACTAAGTCTCACTGGTTCCCTTGTTAGTGTTGCCGTTTGTTTAATTCTCCCATGTTCTTTCTACCTCAAGATATGTTGGGCTCAAATGTCATACCCTCTCTTGCTCCTAAACCTTTTTCTCATCATATTTGGCTTTCTTCTTGCTCTCATTGGCACCATTTCCTCCTCAAGCTTCCTACTCAAAACTTTTCAATTGCATCACTCAACTTCACCAACTTAA
- the LOC137815268 gene encoding 15-cis-zeta-carotene isomerase, chloroplastic has protein sequence MALCSSVSLFFNCGHRRASFSPLSSSNSTAKTNLKHASLCFPNFLRSHSKSPTHARHFVVRTSIKESESDTDKDLGFVGEDSAVFELGKQKISSWIYFTAILGVVLYVLNVAWIDNSTGYGKAFIDAVSSLSDSHEVVLLILILIFAGVHSGLASFRNTGEKFIGERPYRVLFAGISLPLAVSTIVYFINHRYDGLQLWQVQDTPGLHQLLWISNFISFFFLYPSTFNLLEVAAVDKPKLHLWETGIIRITRHPQMVGQVIWCLAHTIWMGNSVAVAASFGLIAHHLFGVWNGDRRLAIKFGEDFELVKSRTSVVPFAAILDGRQKLPQDFYKEFLRLPYLTITALTLGAYFAHPLMQAASFNLHW, from the exons ATGGCACTGTGTAGCTCAGTCTCTCTGTTTTTCAACTGCGGCCACCGTCGTGCATCTTTTTCTCCGCTCTCTTCTTCCAATTCAACCGCCAAAACAAACCTAAAACATGCATCTCTATGCTTCCCCAATTTCCTTCGTTCTCATTCAAAATCGCCCACTCATGCTCGCCACTTCGTTGTCCGAACCTCAATTAAAGAGAGTGAGAGCGACACCGACAAGGATTTAGGGTTCGTCGGCGAGGACTCTGCCGTGTTTGAATTGGGGAAACAGAAAATATCTTCCTGGATTTATTTCACCGCCATTCTCGGAGTGGTTCTCTATGTTCTCAACGTCGCATGGATTGACAATTCAACTGGCTACGGCAAAGCTTTCATTGACGCCGTTTCGTCGCTGTCCGATTCTCATGAG GTGGTATTGCTCATTCTAATTCTCATATTTGCTGGTGTCCACAGTGGCTTAGCTAGCTTCCGGAACACTGGCGAGAAATTCATTGGAGAAAGACCTTACCGTGTACTTTTTGCAGGGATATCGCTACCTTTGGCTGTCAGTACTATT GTGTATTTTATTAACCACAGATATGATGGACTTCAACTCTGGCAGGTCCAGGATACTCCTGGGCTTCATCAACTTCTGTGGATTTCCAAtttcatttctttctttttcttatatccTTCAACTTTCAATCTTTTAGAGGTTGCAGCTGTTGACAAGCCTAAACTACATCTATGGGAAACTGGCATCATAAGAATAACCAGGCATCCACAG ATGGTTGGGCAGGTTATCTGGTGTCTTGCTCATACGATTTGGATGGGAAATTCTGTGGCTGTTGCAGCCTCATTTGGCTTAATTGCTCACCATCTGTTTGGTGTCTGGAATGGAGACAGACGACTGGCTATAAAATTTGGGGAGGATTTTGAATTAGTTAAGAGTCGAACAAGTGTTGTCCCTTTTGCAGCAATTCTTGATGGCAGACAAAAGTTACCTCAAGATTTCTACAAGGAGTTCCTTCGACTGCCATACTTGACAATCACTGCATTAACCTTAGGAGCTTACTTTGCACACCCGCTTATGCAGGCTGCTAGTTTCAATCTCCATTGGTAg
- the LOC137815269 gene encoding rho GDP-dissociation inhibitor 1-like, with product MSAAVSSTTSHFVEELKNKATDNNNNVGGEPEQPPYTDSANSDVAEETEPEEDDDSKLESDRELDIGPQITLKEQLEKDKDDQSLRKWKEQLLGSVDMSVVGASKDPDVKILSLTITSPERPDLILPIPFTNDPKKSLFTLKEGSKCAMKFTFTVSNNIVSGLKYTNVIWKTGVRVASRKKMLGTFSPQKEPYTYALEEESTPCGMFVRGTYAARTKFVDDDQKCYLDVNYYFEIQKNWAKPQ from the exons ATGTCTGCTGCTGTGTCTTCCACAACTTCTCATTTTGTGGAAGAGCTCAAAAACAAAGCAACAGACAACAACAACAACGTTGGTGGCGAACCAGAACAGCCTCCTTACACTGATAGTGCCAACTCTGATGTTGCAGAAGAAACTGAGCCAGAGGAAGATGATGACTCCAAATTGGAATCTGACAGGGAACTGGATATTGGTCCACAAATCACCCTCAAGGAACAGCTTGAGAAAGATAAA GATGACCAGAGTTTGAGAAAATGGAAGGAGCAACTTCTGGGAAGTGTTGATATGTCTGTCGTTGGAG CAAGTAAAGACCCTGATGTGAAGATTTTGAGCCTCACTATTACAAGCCCAGAGAGGCCTGACCTCATTCTGCCAATTCCATTTACAAATGATCCTAAGAAAAGCCTCTTCACCCTCAAGGAAGGAAGCAAATGCGCCATGAAATTCACCTTCACTGTCTCCAACAACATCGTTTCTGGTCTCAAATACACCAATGTTATTTGGAAAACTGGTGTTAGAG TGGCCAGCAGAAAGAAGATGTTGGGAACTTTTAGTCCCCAGAAGGAACCATATACTTATGCATTGGAAGAAGAAAGCACCCCTTGTGGCATGTTCGTCAGAGGAACCTATGCAGCAAGAACCAAG TTTGTAGATGACGATCAAAAGTGCTACTTGGATGTCAATTACTACTTCGAAATTCAGAAGAATTGGGCAAAACCTCAATGA
- the LOC137815270 gene encoding MACPF domain-containing protein At1g14780-like, translating into MGMETVSSNPIECLGKGFDFTSDFRLKFAKGQGRRRLVVVDEENKRNITVPGTAATIPNVSQDISCDKGDSLRFKSHVLQFNQMSELLNQKCAIQGKIPSGYFNALFDLSGDWYRDAHNIKYLAFDAYFISLYYFHLTASHLILQDEVKNSVPPQWDPASLTRFIQTYGTHIITGMAVGGQDVICVKQKHSSKVSPADLRRHLENLGDFLFQDLRSPSQQQPNTSTEAKQKVPEVFNQVMQSNTTQFTSISETSSKDGLSIICSKRGGDVFKHGHSNWLQTVASNPEAILFKFVPISSLLTGIPGSGYLSHAINLYLRYKPPPEDLQCFLEFQIPRQWAPMFYELPLRHQRKKSTSPSLQFGFMSPKLHVSSAQVVSEEKPVVGLRLYLEGRKCDRLAIHVHHLSSLPIPKTMIHSSGASLWRGSDDNESCDTFLEPIRWKGFANVCTAVVKHDPNWLHESGVDGGVYIVTGAQLISKGNWPKNVLHLRLQYTHISNCSIRKSDWDGAPEASRKSSFLTNLSTTFSFTQQSVSAAPQKQAPTALDSGVYPDGPPVPVPSGKLLRYVDTSEVLRGPHDVPGHWLVTAAKLVTEGGKIGLQVKFALLDYY; encoded by the exons ATGGGCATGGAAACTGTCTCTTCCAATCCCATAGAGTGTCTGGGAAAAGGGTTCGATTTCACCAGTGATTTCAGGTTGAAGTTTGCCAAGGGACAAGGAAGACGAAGATTGGTGGTTGTTGACGAAGAGAACAAGAGGAACATTACTGTTCCTGGTACTGCTGCTACCATTCCCAATGTTTCCCAGGATATCAGCTGTGACAAGGGGGATAGTCTTCGTTTCAAATCTCATGTTCTTCAATTCAACCAG ATGTCTGAGTTGCTAAATCAAAAGTGTGCAATACAAGGAAAAATTCCTTCTGGCTATTTCAATGCTCTTTTTGATCTGAGTGGTGATTGGTATCGTGATGCTCATAACATCAAGTATCTTGCTTTTGATGCTTATTTCATTTCCCTCTACTATTTCCACCTTACTGCTTCACACCTCATTCTGCAAGACGAAGTCAAAAACTCTGTTCCACCTCAGTGGGACCCTGCTTCATTAACCAG GTTCATTCAAACATATGGAACACACATAATAACAGGTATGGCTGTTGGAGGTCAAGATGTAATATGTGTCAAACAAAAGCATTCTTCAAAGGTTTCACCTGCTGATCTAAGAAGACATTTAGAGAATCTAGGAGATTTTTTGTTTCAAGATTTAAGAAGCCCTTCTCAACAACAGCCAAACACCTCCACAGAAGCCAAACAAAAG GTTCCTGAGGTCTTCAATCAAGTGATGCAATCAAACACAACGCAGTTCACCAGCATTTCAGAAACCTCAAGCAAGGAT GGCCTCAGTATCATCTGTTCAAAAAGAGGAGGAGATGTGTTCAAGCACGGTCACTCAAATTGGCTCCAGACAGTGGCTTCTAATCCTGAAGCTATCCTCTTCAAGTTTGTGCCTATTTCATCACTTCTCACAGGAATTCCTGGAAGCGGCTATCTTAGTCATGCAATCAATTTGTATTTACGCT ATAAGCCCCCTCCCGAAGATTTACAATGCTTCTTGGAGTTTCAAATTCCAAGGCAATGGGCACCCATGTTTTATGAGCTACCTCTGAGGCATCAAAGGAAAAAGAGTACTTCCCCTTCCCTGCAATTTGGTTTCATGTCTCCCAAGCTTCATGTCAGTTCTGCACAG GTAGTGAGTGAAGAAAAGCCTGTGGTAGGCCTCCGTCTGTACTTGGAGGGAAGAAAATGTGATAGACTTGCAATACACGTACACCATCTTTCAAGCCTCCCAATCCCAAAGACAATGATCCACTCTTCAGGCGCATCATTGTGGCGAGGATCTGATGATAACGAATCCTGTGACACCTTTCTGGAACCAATAAGGTGGAAGGGATTTGCAAACGTGTGCACTGCAGTGGTTAAACATGACCCTAACTGGTTGCATGAAtcaggtgttgatggtggtgtttaCATTGTAACTGGTGCACAGCTCATAAGCAAAGGGAATTGGCCAAAGAATGTGCTTCACCTGCGCCTACAATATACCCACATATCCAATTGCAGTATCAGGAAGTCAGATTGGGATGGTGCACCAGAGGCTTCAAGAAAATCATCTTTCCTCACAAATTTAAGCACAACATTTTCATTCACACAGCAAAGTGTCTCTGCTGCTCCTCAGAAGCAGGCTCCAACTGCACTTGACTCTGGTGTTTATCCAGATGGTCCACCTGTGCCTGTTCCTTCTGGAAAACTGCTTAGATATGTGGATACAAGTGAGGTTCTGAGGGGGCCACATGATGTTCCTGGACATTGGTTGGTAACAGCTGCTAAGCTTGTGACTGAGGGTGGTAAGATTGGATTACAGGTCAAGTTTGCACTGTTAGACTACTACTAG
- the LOC137815273 gene encoding oil body-associated protein 1A-like, translating to MSTNNTHPQVLHGKPTDTATYLRDTATSVIQNFDPINKIHQHLCAFHFYSHDMTRQLEAHHYCAHKNEEMRQCLIYDSPDKKARLIGLEYIISENLYLTLPDEEKGLWHSHLYEVKSGLLFMPKIPAPIQRLDMETVCKTYGKVFHFWQVDKGHSLPFGIPQLMMSLTRDGQIYDHLVKSCAERMGIDYDEERKGREYMTGPDHGIHPLANGGGKGLETRLREVHLNKDSTPPSATRVSVV from the exons ATGTCCACCAACAACACCCACCCACAAGTTCTACATGGCAAGCCAACTGACACAGCCACCTACCTCCGTGACACTGCTACATCTGTTATACAAAACTTCGATCCCATCAACAAAATCCACCAGCATCTTTGCGC GTTTCACTTTTACTCTCATGACATGACCCGACAACTGGAGGCACACCACTATTGCGCGCACAAGAACGAGGAGATGAGGCAGTGTCTGATCTACGACAGCCCCGACAAGAAAGCCAGGCTCATTGGGCTTGAGTACATCATCTCTGAAAACCTTTACTTAACACTGCCCGACGAGGAGAAGGGTCTATGGCACTCTCACTTGTACGAGGTCAAGAGTGGCCTCCTCTTCATGCCTAAGATTCCTGCTCCCATTCAGCGTCTAGACATGGAGACGGTCTGCAAGACTTACGGCAAAGTTTTCCATTTCTGGCAAGTGGACAAGGGTCACTCCCTCCCATTTGGGATCCCTCAGCTCATGATGTCTCTCACTAGAGATGGCCAGATCTATGATCACCTTGTCAAAA GTTGTGCAGAGCGTATGGGGATAGACTATGATGAAGAAAGAAAAGGTAGGGAGTATATGACAGGGCCAGATCATGGAATTCATCCATTGGCCAATGGAGGGGGTAAGGGTCTTGAGACTCGCCTCAGGGAGGTCCACCTCAACAAGGATTCTACTCCACCATCTGCCACCAGGGTCTCTGTTGTCTAA
- the LOC137815272 gene encoding uncharacterized protein: MPIFSATATFASYTSISFLSASQSQSHLSPFLNFPHKFTVKTPWQWQHHHYHTHKLLISASGNTQIDQNLESGLLQRPTPPDPLDEARLARRSSDWKAAKAYKDSGLIYNGRVEGFNSGGLRVRFYSILGFLPFPELSPVHTCKEPEKPIQEIAKGLIGSIISAKVILADEDNKKMIFSEKEGAWSKFSKHVNLGDIFEGKVGYVEDYGAFVHLRFPDGLYHLTGLIHISEVSWDLVQDVRDILKVGDQVRAKVIGIDWIKSRITLSIKQLEEDPLLETLDKVIPQDDSADLDSLGGGDGDSIEPLPGLETILEELQQEDGISDVRISRQGFEKRVVSQDLQLWLSNAPPTNQRFTLLARAGRQVQEIHLTTSLDQEGIKKALQRVLERVP; the protein is encoded by the exons ATGCCCATTTTCTCTGCAACTGCAACTTTTGCCTCCTACACTTCCATCTCCTTCCTCTCAGCTTCACAATCTCAATCACACCTTTCTCCTTTCCTCAATTTCCCCCACAAGTTTACTGTTAAGACACCTTGGCAATGGCAGCACCATCACTACCACACTCATAAACTCTTAATCTCTGCCTCTGGCAATACCCAAATTGACCAAAATCTCGAAAGTGGACTTCTTCAACGCCCTACTCCTCCAGATCCACTGGATGAAGCTCGTCTTGCTCGG AGATCATCAGATTGGAAGGCTGCAAAGGCATATAAAGATAGTGGACTCATTTATAACGGTAGGGTTGAAGGTTTTAATTCTGGAGGCCTGAGGGTTCGGTTTTATTCTATTCTGGGGTTTCTCCCATTCCCTGAATTGAGTCCAGTGCATACATGTAAAG AACCAGAGAAACCTATCCAAGAAATTGCAAAAGGCTTAATTGGTTCAATCATATCGGCAAAG GTGATTCTAGCGGATGAGGATAACAAGAAAATGATATTCTCAGAAAAGGAAGGTGCCTGgtccaaattttcaaaacatgTCAATTTAGGGGACATTTTTGAAGGAAAAGTTGGTTATGTTGAGGACTATGGTGCTTTTGTTCATTTGCGGTTCCCTGACG GTCTTTATCACCTTACTGGTCTTATACACATCTCGGAGGTGTCATGGGATCTAGTTCAGGATGTCAGAGATATCTTGAAAGTAGGTGATCAAGTGAGGGCCAAAGTTATTGGTATTGATTG GATAAAATCAAGGATCACCTTATCAATTAAACAGCTAGAAGAAGATCCACTTCTAGAAACTTTGGACAAAGTAATACCTCAG gATGATTCAGCTGATCTTGATTCTCTGGGCGGTGGTGATGGTGATAGTATTGAACCTCTTCCAGGGCTTGAAACAATCCTTGAAGAGCTACAACAGGAAGATGG TATATCAGATGTAAGAATCAGCCGTCAAGGGTTTGAAAAACGAGTGGTCTCGCAGGACTTGCAACTTTGGCTTTCTAAT GCACCTCCCACCAACCAAAGGTTTACTCTACTTGCTCGTGCTGGAAGACAG GTGCAGGAGATACACTTGACTACATCTCTCGATCAGGAAGGTATCAAAAAGGCATTACAACGAGTGTTGGAGCGTGTTCCCTGA